The Phocoena phocoena chromosome 4, mPhoPho1.1, whole genome shotgun sequence genome contains a region encoding:
- the TMEM207 gene encoding transmembrane protein 207, with protein sequence MSRSRLLSVTSMVSKTGILCLPLFQLVLSDSPCEENEMCTNYKDQYTNGWYIWFLLLIFLVALLCGAVLSCLQCWLRKLQNGPRRCTMAVFAVGDLDPVYGTEAAVNPTGIGMHLQTQNPELYHVPCFGALGPPPPYEKNSKIKLILDLDD encoded by the exons ATGTCGAGATCCAGACTTCTAAGTGTCACTTCGATGGTCTCAAAAACAGGAATCTTGTGTTTGCCACTATTCCAG TTGGTGCTATCGGACTCAccatgtgaagaaaatgaaat GTGCACAAACTATAAAGATCAGTACACAAATGGCTGGTATATCTG GTTCTTGCTGCTGATTTTCCTGGTGGCTCTTCTCTGTGGAGCAGTGCTCTCCTGCCTCCAGTGCTGGCTGAGGAAACTCCAAAATGGTCCCCGAAGATGCACCATGGCTGTTTTTGCTGTTGGAGACTTGGACCCTGTTTATG GGACAGAAGCAGCTGTGAATCCAACTGGAATTGGAATGCACCTTCAAACTCAAAATCCTGAATTGTATCATGTTCCATGTTTTGGTGCTTTAGGCCCCCCACCtccatatgaaaaaaattctaaaatcaagCTGATTTTAGATCTGGATGATTAA